One genomic window of Corallococcus caeni includes the following:
- a CDS encoding TlyA family RNA methyltransferase: MKPKKERLDVLVVERGLAESRTKAQALILAGQVVVADQRVDKPGSLVPVEAELRLKGEVLPYVSRGGLKLKAAMDRFGLDVTGRVGADIGASTGGFTDCMLQHGAVRVHAIDVGYGQLHEKLRVDPRVRSRERVNARYLTDEDLPEKVGVVVIDVSFISLTQVLPSVLPFLVPGGLLVALVKPQFEVGPDRVGKGGVVRDPAARQDAIDTVTAFVREHGLTVRGVMDSPVPGPAGNVEALLVADRL; encoded by the coding sequence GTGAAGCCGAAGAAGGAACGGCTGGACGTGCTGGTCGTGGAGCGCGGGCTCGCCGAGTCGCGCACCAAGGCGCAGGCGCTCATCCTCGCGGGCCAGGTCGTGGTCGCGGATCAGCGCGTGGACAAGCCCGGCTCCCTGGTCCCCGTGGAGGCGGAGCTGCGCCTCAAGGGCGAGGTGCTCCCGTACGTGTCGCGCGGCGGCCTCAAGCTGAAGGCGGCCATGGACCGCTTCGGCCTGGACGTGACGGGCCGCGTGGGCGCGGACATCGGCGCCAGCACGGGCGGCTTCACCGACTGCATGCTCCAGCACGGCGCGGTGCGGGTGCACGCCATCGACGTGGGCTACGGCCAGCTCCACGAGAAGCTGCGCGTGGACCCCCGCGTCCGCTCGCGCGAGCGCGTCAACGCGCGCTACCTCACGGACGAGGACCTGCCGGAGAAGGTGGGCGTGGTCGTCATCGACGTGAGCTTCATCTCGCTCACCCAGGTGCTGCCGTCGGTGCTGCCGTTCCTGGTCCCGGGCGGCCTGCTGGTGGCGCTGGTGAAGCCCCAGTTCGAGGTGGGGCCGGACCGGGTGGGCAAGGGCGGCGTGGTGCGCGACCCCGCGGCGCGGCAGGACGCCATCGACACCGTGACGGCGTTCGTGCGCGAGCACGGGCTCACCGTGCGCGGGGTGATGGACTCGCCCGTGCCCGGGCCCGCCGGCAACGTGGAGGCGCTCCTCGTCGCCGACAGGCTCTGA
- a CDS encoding response regulator, giving the protein MSKPKITIVDDDRDTRELLAEALGAEGFEVMSAANGLRLVASLELHRPHAILLDVNMSWINGFELCQAVKQNKQFRDIPIIFISGRGDPEDKRRGMEVGAADYFVKPLELDALVKRIRELIPADVAKEP; this is encoded by the coding sequence ATGTCGAAGCCGAAGATTACGATTGTCGATGACGACCGGGACACGCGCGAGCTGCTCGCCGAGGCCCTGGGGGCCGAGGGGTTCGAGGTGATGTCCGCGGCCAACGGCCTGCGGCTCGTCGCGTCGCTGGAGCTGCACCGGCCGCACGCCATCCTCCTGGACGTGAACATGTCCTGGATCAACGGCTTCGAGCTGTGTCAGGCCGTGAAGCAGAACAAGCAGTTCCGGGACATCCCCATCATCTTCATCAGCGGGCGGGGAGACCCGGAGGACAAGCGGCGCGGCATGGAGGTCGGCGCGGCCGACTACTTCGTGAAGCCGCTGGAACTGGACGCGCTCGTCAAGCGCATCCGCGAACTCATCCCCGCCGACGTGGCGAAGGAGCCCTGA
- the xseB gene encoding exodeoxyribonuclease VII small subunit, with translation MAVAKSDKNPKVEPAPEQYGDVVSRLEETVARLESGDLSLEESLKAFEEGIRLVRRGEKLLTEAEQRIEQLLVDEDGQEVVAPLAVGARPAPQAAPRSAAQARPPPEDDVPF, from the coding sequence ATGGCCGTGGCGAAGTCGGACAAGAACCCCAAGGTGGAGCCCGCTCCGGAGCAGTACGGGGACGTGGTGTCGCGCCTGGAAGAGACGGTGGCGCGGCTGGAAAGCGGCGACCTGTCGCTGGAAGAGTCGCTCAAGGCGTTCGAGGAGGGCATCCGCCTGGTCCGCCGGGGCGAGAAGCTGCTCACGGAGGCCGAGCAGCGCATCGAGCAGCTGCTGGTGGACGAGGATGGCCAGGAGGTCGTCGCGCCGCTGGCGGTGGGGGCCCGGCCCGCTCCCCAGGCCGCACCCCGGTCGGCCGCGCAGGCGCGTCCGCCACCGGAGGACGATGTCCCGTTCTAG
- a CDS encoding polyprenyl synthetase family protein, which yields MAAFNLDPFMRTQQERVETLLRESAERWGPAGTPPKLAESMRYSLLAGGKRLRPVLCLAFADAVTQSSTDTAAVRDAACALEYVHTYSLVHDDLPSMDNDDLRRGVPTNHKVYGEPLALLAGDGLLTEAFSLLASGPEPVRGTLCAELARASGAAGMVGGQALDIAADRAATLDYLLRLHRLKTGALILAACRMGVLAAGGDAAALASAVAYGEAVGLAFQIADDVLDVTSSAEAMGKPVGADAEAGRFTFPAVVGLDESRRMAAELVARAEAAVRPLEGADGPLAALARYSVERKS from the coding sequence ATGGCCGCTTTCAACCTGGACCCCTTCATGCGCACGCAGCAGGAGCGGGTGGAGACGCTCCTGCGCGAGAGCGCGGAACGCTGGGGCCCCGCGGGCACGCCGCCGAAGCTGGCGGAGTCCATGCGCTACTCGCTGCTCGCGGGCGGCAAGCGCCTGCGCCCGGTGCTGTGCCTGGCCTTCGCGGACGCGGTGACCCAGTCGAGCACCGACACCGCCGCCGTGCGGGACGCCGCGTGCGCGCTGGAGTACGTGCACACGTACTCGCTGGTGCATGACGACCTCCCCTCCATGGACAACGACGACCTGCGCCGGGGCGTGCCCACGAACCACAAGGTCTACGGCGAGCCGCTGGCGCTGCTGGCCGGGGACGGGCTGCTCACGGAGGCCTTCTCGCTGCTCGCCTCCGGGCCGGAGCCGGTGCGCGGCACGCTGTGCGCGGAGCTGGCGCGCGCTTCGGGCGCGGCGGGGATGGTGGGCGGGCAGGCGCTGGACATCGCGGCGGACCGGGCCGCGACGCTGGACTACCTGCTGCGGCTGCACCGGCTGAAGACGGGCGCGCTCATCCTGGCGGCGTGCCGGATGGGCGTCCTGGCGGCCGGAGGCGACGCGGCGGCGCTCGCGAGCGCGGTGGCGTACGGAGAAGCCGTGGGCCTGGCCTTCCAGATCGCCGACGACGTGCTGGACGTGACGTCGAGCGCGGAGGCCATGGGCAAGCCGGTGGGCGCGGACGCGGAGGCCGGGCGCTTCACGTTCCCGGCGGTGGTGGGGCTGGACGAGTCGCGCCGCATGGCCGCGGAGCTGGTGGCCCGGGCGGAAGCCGCGGTGCGCCCGCTCGAGGGCGCGGACGGACCGCTGGCGGCGCTGGCGCGCTACTCGGTGGAGCGGAAGTCCTGA
- a CDS encoding 1-deoxy-D-xylulose-5-phosphate synthase — protein MADVLSGVASPADVRALPEAALPGLCEALREAIITTCGRVGGHLGASLGAVELVVALHRVFHTPQDALLFDVGHQAYAHKLLTGRRDRMHTLRQAGGIAPFLDPRESHHDALAAGHACTAISAALGLLAGRRQLGHPGHVVAVVGDGALTGGLSFEGLNNAGGSPLPLVVVLNDNQMSISANVGAIPALLRTRNARAFFESLGFTYLGPVDGHDLGALTRALREAKASSRPVVVHALTKKGRGFPPAEADEQTRGHAMGPYEWRDGKLVRSRGGRPTFSEAFAQVLGEALERDPRVVAVTPAMLEGSALTGLKARFPDRVHDVGIAEQHAVTFCAGLAAAGAKPVCVIYSTFLQRAYDQVVHDVCLPGLPVIFAVDRAGLVGADGATHQGAYDVSFLRPLPGLTQWAPVVGEDLAPMLAAALQASGPSVLRFPRGTLPDLPPELANAESEASRPDALTVSGARWLRRVPGSRLTLVTLGPLGLSALEAARNEPGWSVLDARRAWPLDEAALLEAAAGGHVVVAEEGTVRGGLGSAVLELYAAAGISPRVKLLGMPDVFLPHGDARVQRTELGLDAAGLRRAGHALLEEERR, from the coding sequence ATGGCGGACGTGCTGTCCGGCGTGGCGTCTCCCGCGGATGTGCGCGCGCTCCCCGAGGCCGCGCTGCCCGGCCTGTGCGAGGCGCTGCGCGAGGCCATCATCACCACGTGCGGCCGCGTGGGCGGGCACCTGGGCGCGTCGCTGGGCGCGGTGGAGCTGGTGGTGGCCCTCCACCGCGTCTTCCACACGCCGCAGGACGCGCTCCTCTTCGACGTGGGGCACCAGGCGTACGCGCACAAGCTGCTCACCGGCCGGCGCGACCGCATGCACACGCTGCGGCAGGCGGGAGGCATCGCGCCGTTCCTGGATCCGCGCGAGAGCCACCACGACGCGCTGGCGGCGGGGCATGCGTGCACGGCCATCTCCGCGGCGCTGGGCCTGCTCGCCGGTCGGCGGCAGCTGGGCCATCCGGGCCACGTGGTGGCGGTGGTGGGCGACGGCGCGCTCACCGGAGGCCTGAGCTTCGAGGGGCTCAACAACGCGGGGGGCAGCCCGCTGCCGCTCGTGGTGGTGCTCAACGACAACCAGATGTCCATCAGCGCGAACGTGGGCGCCATCCCCGCGCTCCTGCGCACGCGCAACGCCCGCGCCTTCTTCGAATCGCTGGGCTTCACCTACCTGGGCCCGGTGGACGGGCATGACCTGGGGGCGCTCACCCGGGCGCTGCGCGAGGCGAAGGCGTCCTCGCGCCCCGTGGTGGTGCACGCGCTGACGAAGAAGGGGCGGGGCTTTCCTCCCGCGGAGGCCGACGAGCAGACGCGCGGCCACGCGATGGGGCCGTACGAGTGGCGCGACGGCAAGCTGGTGCGCTCGCGCGGCGGGCGGCCCACGTTCAGCGAGGCCTTCGCCCAGGTGCTGGGGGAGGCGCTGGAGCGCGACCCGCGCGTGGTGGCCGTGACGCCCGCGATGCTGGAGGGCAGCGCGCTCACCGGCTTGAAGGCGCGCTTCCCGGACCGCGTGCACGACGTGGGCATCGCGGAGCAGCACGCCGTGACCTTCTGCGCGGGGCTGGCCGCGGCGGGGGCGAAGCCGGTCTGCGTCATCTACTCCACCTTCCTCCAGCGCGCGTACGACCAGGTGGTCCACGACGTGTGCCTGCCGGGCCTGCCCGTAATCTTCGCGGTGGACCGGGCGGGGCTCGTGGGCGCGGACGGCGCCACGCACCAGGGCGCCTACGACGTGTCCTTCCTCCGGCCGCTGCCGGGCCTCACGCAGTGGGCCCCGGTGGTGGGAGAGGACCTGGCGCCCATGCTCGCCGCCGCGCTCCAGGCCTCCGGGCCCTCCGTGCTGCGCTTCCCGCGAGGCACGCTGCCGGACCTTCCGCCAGAGCTGGCGAACGCGGAGTCCGAAGCCTCCAGGCCGGACGCGCTGACGGTTTCAGGTGCCCGCTGGCTCAGGCGTGTCCCCGGCTCACGGCTGACGCTGGTGACGCTCGGGCCGCTGGGCCTGTCCGCGCTGGAGGCGGCCCGGAATGAGCCCGGCTGGAGCGTCCTGGACGCGCGCCGGGCGTGGCCCCTGGACGAGGCCGCGCTCCTGGAGGCCGCGGCGGGCGGGCACGTGGTGGTGGCGGAGGAGGGCACCGTCCGGGGCGGCCTGGGCAGCGCGGTGCTGGAGCTGTACGCGGCGGCCGGCATCTCGCCCCGGGTGAAGCTCCTGGGCATGCCGGACGTGTTCCTGCCGCACGGGGACGCGCGGGTGCAGCGCACGGAGTTGGGACTGGACGCGGCGGGCCTGCGGCGCGCGGGCCATGCGCTGCTTGAAGAGGAGCGCCGGTGA
- a CDS encoding ATP-binding protein has product MSSEQRGRVLVLAAKAAGDALVERLTASGYQCASTERETGLAEMVDQLQPEVVLLAVTAKRAAELLETVRKTDKLQRLPVLVDQGRARSAEAFKRLAVDDFVRGADELVPRLESALRAWRLKEREERIRMRMGMLLEITQAATSSLELEEILRIAVEKVGQVTGTDRCSVVLVEGSHARTATVVATQEDPSLVQLDIEVARYPELRRALETRQPVLIEEAQRDPLMAEVRTSLLPQGVKSILVQPLICQDDLLGALFLRVSKGEASIGRDEQEFAEAVAGVLANSIRNARLHTAVKKKREDMELAYVERYRELTDANRRLKELNRLKDEIIAVCSHDLRAPLQVLLGHGRLLLEGPLEAQQKQSAEAMIRQGRKILTLVESLLEKGKGEAARLSIEPRVLDVAQLCRDAVAELEILAAEKAVALRSECPDSLMLIGDEVKLHEVLQNLISNAIQHASEPGSVVVRTQRLSRPDGDAVRVMVSDNGVGIPPDELHLVFDRYRHGPKGTGLGLAICKEFVELHGGEIWAESPADGGCTFVFTLPLAQEAARNPRPQPAPGAAPEQPRVLVVEDEPEIAAVLSEVLRSKYRVEVARDGAEGLAKARASRPDLVVMDVFLPKLDGLDAAMALKSSSDTAHIPVILLSAHQGVADKVRALNLGAVDYMAKPFNAVELLNRTERALKLRQGDKEQQDKTNSLQRRTGSDPATGLLDRRGLLLRLEQEVARSRRYHRALTLAVLRPDRDLDAMPPNMGDVMRKRVRHPDSIAHLGLGVFAVVLPECNADAARTVINRLMPDVEKVTSIEYRAAMADVSQDSDPVEKLLEKLGAPPPEVH; this is encoded by the coding sequence CTGTCGTCGGAGCAGCGGGGGCGGGTGCTCGTCCTCGCGGCGAAGGCCGCGGGTGACGCGCTGGTGGAGCGGCTCACGGCGAGTGGGTACCAGTGCGCCTCCACCGAACGGGAGACCGGGCTGGCGGAGATGGTGGATCAGCTCCAGCCAGAGGTGGTGCTGCTGGCGGTGACGGCCAAGCGGGCGGCGGAGCTGCTGGAGACGGTGCGCAAGACGGACAAGCTCCAGCGCCTGCCGGTGCTGGTGGATCAGGGCCGCGCCCGCTCCGCGGAGGCCTTCAAGCGGCTGGCGGTAGACGACTTCGTGCGCGGCGCGGATGAGCTGGTGCCCCGGCTGGAGTCCGCCCTGCGCGCCTGGAGGCTGAAGGAGCGCGAGGAGCGCATCCGCATGCGCATGGGGATGCTGCTGGAAATCACCCAGGCGGCCACCAGCTCCCTGGAGCTGGAGGAGATCCTCCGCATCGCGGTGGAGAAGGTCGGCCAGGTCACGGGCACGGACCGCTGCTCCGTGGTGCTGGTGGAGGGCAGCCACGCGCGCACGGCCACGGTCGTCGCGACGCAGGAGGACCCCAGCCTCGTCCAGCTGGACATCGAGGTGGCGCGCTATCCGGAGCTGCGCCGCGCGCTGGAGACGCGGCAGCCCGTGCTGATTGAAGAGGCGCAGCGCGACCCGCTGATGGCGGAGGTGCGCACGTCGCTCCTGCCGCAGGGCGTGAAGTCCATCCTGGTGCAGCCGCTCATCTGCCAGGACGACCTCCTGGGCGCGCTCTTCCTGCGCGTGTCCAAGGGCGAGGCGTCCATCGGGCGCGACGAGCAGGAGTTCGCGGAGGCCGTGGCGGGCGTGCTCGCCAACTCCATCCGCAACGCGCGCCTGCACACGGCGGTGAAGAAGAAGCGCGAGGACATGGAGCTGGCGTACGTGGAGCGCTACCGCGAGCTCACCGACGCGAACCGCCGCCTGAAGGAGCTCAACCGCCTCAAGGATGAGATCATCGCGGTGTGCAGCCACGACCTGCGCGCCCCGCTCCAGGTGCTCCTGGGGCACGGCCGGCTGCTCCTGGAAGGGCCGCTGGAGGCGCAGCAGAAGCAGTCCGCGGAGGCGATGATCCGCCAGGGCCGGAAGATCCTCACCCTGGTCGAGTCGCTGCTGGAGAAGGGCAAGGGCGAGGCGGCGCGGCTGTCCATCGAGCCCCGCGTGCTGGACGTGGCGCAGCTGTGCCGCGACGCCGTGGCGGAGCTCGAAATCCTGGCGGCGGAGAAGGCCGTGGCGCTGCGCTCCGAGTGCCCCGACAGCCTGATGCTGATTGGCGACGAGGTGAAGCTGCACGAGGTGCTGCAGAACCTCATCAGCAACGCCATCCAGCACGCCAGCGAACCGGGCTCGGTGGTGGTGCGCACGCAGCGGCTGTCCCGCCCGGACGGCGACGCGGTGCGGGTGATGGTGAGCGACAACGGGGTGGGCATCCCCCCGGACGAGCTGCACCTCGTGTTCGACCGCTACCGCCACGGGCCCAAGGGCACCGGGCTGGGGCTGGCCATCTGCAAGGAGTTCGTGGAGCTGCACGGCGGTGAAATCTGGGCGGAGAGCCCGGCCGACGGCGGCTGCACCTTCGTCTTCACGCTGCCCCTGGCGCAGGAGGCCGCGCGCAACCCCCGGCCGCAGCCCGCGCCCGGCGCCGCGCCCGAGCAGCCGCGCGTGCTGGTGGTGGAGGACGAGCCGGAAATCGCCGCGGTGCTGTCGGAGGTGCTGCGCTCGAAGTACCGCGTGGAGGTGGCGCGCGACGGCGCGGAGGGCCTGGCGAAGGCGCGTGCGTCCCGGCCGGACCTGGTGGTCATGGACGTGTTCCTGCCCAAGCTGGACGGCCTGGACGCGGCCATGGCGCTCAAGTCCTCGTCGGACACGGCGCACATCCCCGTCATCCTCCTGTCCGCCCACCAGGGCGTGGCCGACAAGGTCCGCGCGCTCAACCTGGGCGCGGTGGACTACATGGCCAAGCCCTTCAACGCGGTGGAGCTGCTCAACCGCACCGAGCGCGCGCTCAAGCTGCGCCAGGGTGACAAGGAGCAGCAGGACAAGACGAACTCGCTCCAGCGCCGCACCGGCAGCGACCCGGCAACGGGCCTGCTCGACCGCCGCGGCCTGCTCTTGCGCCTGGAGCAGGAGGTGGCCCGCAGCCGGCGCTACCACCGTGCCCTCACGCTGGCGGTGCTCCGTCCGGACCGCGACCTGGACGCCATGCCGCCCAACATGGGGGACGTGATGCGCAAGCGCGTGCGCCACCCGGACTCCATCGCCCACCTGGGACTGGGCGTCTTCGCGGTGGTGCTGCCCGAGTGCAACGCGGACGCGGCGCGCACGGTCATCAACCGCCTGATGCCGGACGTGGAGAAGGTGACCTCCATCGAGTACCGGGCCGCCATGGCGGACGTCAGCCAGGACAGCGATCCGGTGGAGAAGCTGCTGGAGAAGCTGGGGGCGCCCCCTCCCGAGGTCCACTAG